TGTGCGGAGGCGGCCACGGGGCAGGAGGCCCTGCAGCTGGCGCGGGCCGGCGGCCTGGAGCTGCTGCTGCTCGACTGGAGCCTTCCCGATTTCAGCGGGGTGGAGATCTGCCGCCGCCTGCGGGCCACCGGTGACACCACCCAGGTGCTGATGGTGACGGCCCGTGACGACGTGCACGAACGGGTGGAGGCCCTGGATGCCGGCGCCGATGACTACCTCACCAAGCCCTTCTCGATCGAGGAGCTGCTGGCGCGGGTGCGGGCCAGGCTGAGGCGGCACCCCCCGGAGCAGCCCCGGGAGCCGGGCCTGCAGGTGCTCCGGCTGGCGGATCTGGAGCTGGTGCCGGCCCGCCATGAGGTGAGCCGGGCCGGGGCGCCGGTGCACCTCACCCACACGGAATACAAGCTGCTGCATCTGCTGCTGGAGCAGCCGCAGCAGGTGCACCGCCGCGGCGACATCCTGCTGGCGGTGTGGGGTGAGACCTGGGTGGGCGACGACAACGTGCTGGATGTGTACATCCGCTCGCTGCGGCGCAAGCTGGAGCCAGCGGGTGCCACCAGCCTGATCCAGACCGTGCGCGGCGTGGGCTTCATGCTGAAGGAGGGTCCGCCGCGGGACTGAGCCCCGGCTCCAGCGCGGGCTCCAGCGCGGGGAGACGCAGCTGGAACTCCGCCCCCCCACCCGGCGCTTCCACCACCCGCACATCGCCCCCCATCGCCTCCATCAGCAGCTTCACCACCGCCAGGCCGATGCCGCTGCCGCGCTGATCGCCGCGCAGGCCGGCGGAGCCACGCACGAAGCGCCCGAAGATCCGCTCCCGCTCGGCTTCCTCCACGCCGGGGCCGTGATCCCGCACCCAGAGCAGCAGGCGGCCGTCAGCCGCCCCGGCGGCCCCCACCGTCACCGGCGAGCCGGGGGGGCTGTAGAGCAGGGCGTTGTCCACCAGGGCGGTGAGGCACTGCTGCAGGCGGTCGGGATCAGCGAGGGCCGGCGGCGGCCCGGGCTCTCCGCTGGCGTCGGAGCCGGCCAGCCGCAGCCGGCCCGCGGCCCCGAGGGCCAGCCGCTCGTGGAGCGCCAGGAGCACGTCATCGGCCTGGATCGGCCGGCAGCGCAGGCGCAGGCGGCCCGAATCCTGGCGGGCCAGATCGAGCAGGTCGGCCACCAGGGTGCCCATCCGGGCCGACTCCTGCTGAATCAGCCGCAGGGAGGGCACCAGGGCGGGATCGGGATGGCGGCGCAGCAACCGCTGGGCGTGGCCCGACACCAGGGTGATCGGGGTGCGCAGCTCATGGGCCACACCATCCACGAAGCTGCGCTGCCGCTCCCAGGAGGCGGCGAGGCGCTGCTGCAGCGCGTTGAAGGCCCGGGCGATGGGCCGCAGCTCCTCGGGCTGATCGGCCACCACCAGCTGATCGCCGGGCCGCGGCGGTGCCTCGATGCCGCTGAGCTGGACACGGAACACCTCGAGCGGCTGGCTGAGCCCCCGCCACAGCACCAGGCGGAGCAGACCACTGGTGATCAGGCTCGCCAGCCCGGCCGCCACCAGCAGCAGCCAGGAGCCGAGCTGCTGCTGGCGCACGGAGGCGCTCACGTTCTGCTCCACCTGCAGCCAGACGGTTTCACCGCTGCTCAGGGGGATCGCCACCCGGCTCACCAGCCAGCTCTGGGCTCCGCTGCTCACCAGCCGGGGCTCCCCCCGCAGGGGGCCGGCAGGGGCTGGACCGGCCGGCAGGGGCGTGAGCCGCAGCTGGAGCAGCGGGGCCCGAGAGCGGGCCAGCAAGAGCTGGCGCAGCTGCTGGCGGGAGCCGGTCTGCTGGCTGAGCTGGGAGGCCACCTCCTCCGCCAGCTGCCGGTGGGCCTGGTCACGCTCGTAGCCGGACAAGACCTGGTTGAAGCCCAGCATCACGCCGTAGCCGGCCAGCACCGCCAGCAGGGAGGCGCTCTGGAGCCAGAGGCGCAGCCGGGAGATGGGCAGCAGGTTCATGCCTTCAGAGTCCTGACTTCAGAGTCATGCCCTCAGATTCATGCCTTCAGGGAATTCTCAGAAAACTTTCTTCCAAGCTTGGTTGGCAGGTTGAGGATGCTTCCCAACAATGTTCACAGGAAACACAATTCATCCCAAACCCATGAGATCTCGTCTTGAGGCCAGGTTGCTGGCGCAACGCTCCCTGATCCAGATGCTCGGCGACAGGAGCCGGCGCCGCCGTGGCCTGGCCGCCGGTTTCACCCTGATCGAACTGTTGATCGTGGTGATCATCATCGGGGTTCTCACCTCGATTGCCGTTCCGGCCTTCCTCAACCAGCAGGACAGGGCGCGGGTGGCAGCCTCCAACACGGCCGCCATCGACGC
This portion of the Cyanobium sp. NIES-981 genome encodes:
- a CDS encoding response regulator transcription factor; amino-acid sequence: MTGSSLLIVDDDPELRRFLRTELELEGYRCAEAATGQEALQLARAGGLELLLLDWSLPDFSGVEICRRLRATGDTTQVLMVTARDDVHERVEALDAGADDYLTKPFSIEELLARVRARLRRHPPEQPREPGLQVLRLADLELVPARHEVSRAGAPVHLTHTEYKLLHLLLEQPQQVHRRGDILLAVWGETWVGDDNVLDVYIRSLRRKLEPAGATSLIQTVRGVGFMLKEGPPRD
- a CDS encoding sensor histidine kinase KdpD, yielding MNLLPISRLRLWLQSASLLAVLAGYGVMLGFNQVLSGYERDQAHRQLAEEVASQLSQQTGSRQQLRQLLLARSRAPLLQLRLTPLPAGPAPAGPLRGEPRLVSSGAQSWLVSRVAIPLSSGETVWLQVEQNVSASVRQQQLGSWLLLVAAGLASLITSGLLRLVLWRGLSQPLEVFRVQLSGIEAPPRPGDQLVVADQPEELRPIARAFNALQQRLAASWERQRSFVDGVAHELRTPITLVSGHAQRLLRRHPDPALVPSLRLIQQESARMGTLVADLLDLARQDSGRLRLRCRPIQADDVLLALHERLALGAAGRLRLAGSDASGEPGPPPALADPDRLQQCLTALVDNALLYSPPGSPVTVGAAGAADGRLLLWVRDHGPGVEEAERERIFGRFVRGSAGLRGDQRGSGIGLAVVKLLMEAMGGDVRVVEAPGGGAEFQLRLPALEPALEPGLSPAADPPSA